The following proteins are co-located in the Triticum aestivum cultivar Chinese Spring chromosome 1A, IWGSC CS RefSeq v2.1, whole genome shotgun sequence genome:
- the LOC123182957 gene encoding berberine bridge enzyme-like Cyn d 4, with translation MARTPRTTILHHLVLTLCILSGQNTPSLASTAAIDEFLGCLSADIPSRLIQTPATPSSYSALLLSTARNLRYILPDTSKPLGIIAATEHAHVQTTVRCGRRHGVRVRVRSGGHDYEGLSYASVHLHKHNEPFAVLDLATLRAIHVDPARAEAWVESGATLGELYYAVGAASRSLGFPAGSCPTVGIGGHLSGGGFGSLARKYGLSADNVLDALVVDADGRLMNRSSMGEDLFWAIRGGGGESFGVVLSWKVRLVPVPETVTVFSIVRSRNQSAIELITKWQEMAPVSPQELYLRVLVLNQQANFQALFLGRCGDLRRLMQDRFPELGMTEQNCREVSWVQSTVFFGFSATSIPLVQLLNRSSNPRYYLKVKSDHVQEPIPRDVWESIWTAWLEKPEAALLMLDPYGGLMSSISPSETPFPHRQGNLYQLQYYSFWYENGTAVAEKRMSWVRGLHKEMEPYVSKNPRAVYVNYRDLDLGTNELDGDVTSYEKARVSWGDKYFKGNFKRLAAVKTMVDPHDFFRNEQSIPPLPAAKMIP, from the coding sequence ATGGCAAGGACACCGAGGACAACAATTTTACACCACCTTGTCCTAACCCTCTGCATCCTCTCAGGTCAAAACACGCCCTCTTTAGCTTCCACTGCTGCGATCGATGAATTCCTTGGCTGCCTCTCCGCGGACATCCCGTCTCGCCTCATCCAGACCCCTGCAACCCCGTCGTCCTACTCTGCCCTCCTGCTCTCCACCGCCCGGAACCTCCGCTACATCCTGCCGGACACCTCCAAGCCTCTAGGGATCATCGCCGCCACCGAGCACGCCCATGTGCAGACCACCGTGCGCTGCGGCCGCCGCCACGGCGTCCGCGTCCGCGTGCGCAGCGGCGGCCACGACTACGAGGGCCTCTCCTACGCCTCCGTCCACCTCCACAAGCACAACGAGCCCTTCGCGGTGCTGGACCTCGCCACTCTCCGGGCGATCCACGTCGACCCGGCACGTGCTGAGGCGTGGGTCGAGTCCGGCGCCACCCTTGGCGAGCTCTACTACGCCGTCGGCGCCGCAAGCCGCTCGCTCGGGTTCCCGGCGGGCTCGTGCCCCACCGTGGGCATCGGTGGCCACCTGAGCGGCGGCGGGTTCGGCTCGCTGGCACGCAAGTACGGCCTCTCTGCCGATAACGTCCTCGACGCCCTCGTGGTGGACGCCGACGGAAGGCTGATGAACAGGAGCAGCATGGGGGAGGACCTCTTCTGGGCTATCCGTGGCGGAGGCGGCGAGAGCTTCGGCGTCGTGCTGTCGTGGAAGGTGCGGCTAGTACCCGTGCCGGAGACCGTCACGGTGTTCAGCATTGTCCGGTCAAGGAACCAATCCGCCATCGAATTGATTACCAAATGGCAAGAGATGGCGCCGGTTTCACCGCAAGAACTGTACCTCCGCGTGCTCGTGCTGAACCAGCAGGCTAATTTCCAGGCGCTGTTTCTTGGCCGGTGCGGCGACCTCCGTCGGCTCATGCAAGATCGCTTCCCTGAGCTTGGAATGACGGAGCAAAACTGCCGGGAGGTGAGCTGGGTCCAGTCCACGGTCTTCTTTGGCTTCTCCGCGACGTCCATACCACTGGTGCAGCTCCTCAACAGGAGCAGCAATCCGCGCTACTACCTCAAGGTCAAGTCCGACCACGTGCAAGAGCCCATTCCAAGGGACGTGTGGGAGAGCATATGGACGGCGTGGCTCGAGAAGCCCGAGGCGGCGCTGCTCATGCTGGACCCTTACGGTGGCTTGATGAGCAGCATCTCGCCATCGGAAACGCCGTTCCCGCACCGGCAGGGGAACCTTTACCAGCTCCAGTACTACTCCTTCTGGTACGAGAATGGGACGGCAGTAGCGGAGAAGCGAATGAGCTGGGTCAGGGGACTGCACAAGGAGATGGAGCCTTACGTGTCCAAGAACCCAAGGGCTGTGTATGTCAACTACAGGGACCTTGACCTGGGGACGAATGAGTTGGACGGTGACGTGACGAGCTATGAGAAGGCTAGAGTCAGCTGGGGAGACAAGtatttcaaaggaaattttaagAGGTTGGCAGCGGTGAAGACCATGGTGGATCCCCATGATTTCTTCAGGAATGAGCAGAGCATCCCTCCTCTTCCCGCTGCGAAAATGATACCGTAG
- the LOC123182966 gene encoding uncharacterized protein → MAAAARMLQRSPAEQRLRLLPRLLHGAGSPSTPSAAAERLSLVQLHDRQQELSEELYPVLLELDKRILGKHHKATGLIFHTRYSDLLGIVTKHVDPRPNDSNWRWFRAKVILSNGCAWLVGLGFLHCMCFHDLLAEEEEENDVDKEE, encoded by the exons atggcggcggcggcgaggatgcTCCAGCGATCTCCGGCGGAGCAACGGCTCCGGCTGCTGCCACGGCTCTTGCACGGCGCCGGTTCACCGTCGACCCCCTCGGCTGCTGCCGAG AGGCTCTCGTTGGTGCAACTGCACGACAGGCAGCAGGAGCTGTCAGAGGAGCTGTACCCCGTGCTGCTCGAGCTAGACAAGAGAATACTAGGCAAACACCACAAGGCCACCGGCTTGATCTTCCACACCAGATACTCGGATCTGCTCGGGATCGTCACCAAGCACGTCGATCCTAGACCAAACGACTCCAACTG GCGGTGGTTTCGAGCCAAAGTGATATTGTCCAATGGGTGCGCATGGTTGGTGGGTCTGGGTTTCCTACATTGCATGTGCTTCCATGATCTGCttgcggaagaagaagaagaaaatgatgtagATAAAGAGGAGTGA